The following are from one region of the Vidua macroura isolate BioBank_ID:100142 chromosome 15, ASM2450914v1, whole genome shotgun sequence genome:
- the SFXN1 gene encoding sideroflexin-1 isoform X2, translating to MAPDIPLNINIKEPRWDQSTFVGRANHFFTVTDPRNILLSDAKLENARKIVHDYRQGIVAPGLTEDELWRAKYIYDSAFHPDTGEKMFVIGRMSAQVPMNMTITGCMMTFYRTTPAVLFWQWVNQSFNAIVNYTNRSGDAPITVRQLGTAYVSATTGAVATALGLNLLAKRVSPLIGRFVPFAAVASANCINIPLMRQRELQFGIPVTDEDGKRLGDSSKAAQQAIAQVVISRILMASPGMAIPPFIMNTLEKKAFLKISQNERFLQ from the exons ATGGCACCAGATATcccattaaatattaatatcaaGGAGCCCCGATGGGATCAAAGCACTTTTGTTGGACGAGCCAATCACTTCTTCACTGTAACAGACCCCAGGAATATTTTGTTATCTGATGCCAAACTGGAAAATGCAAGAAAGATTGTGCATGATTACAG ACAAGGTATCGTGGCACCTGGCTTGACAGAAGATGAGCTGTGGAGAGCAAAATACATCTATGATTCAGCCTTTCACCCAGACACTGGGGAGAAGATGTTCGTGATCGGCCGAATGTCCGCCCAGGTGCCCATGAACATGACTATCACAGGCTGTATGATGACCTTTTACAG AACGACACCAGCAGTGCTTTTCTGGCAGTGGGTCAACCAGTCCTTCAATGCTATAGTAAATTACACGAACAGGAGCGGGGATGCCCCAATCACTGTCAG gcagctgggaacagcctATGTTTCTGCCACCACAGGTGCTGTCGCTACAGCCTTAGGACTTAACTTACTagcaaag CGCGTCTCACCTCTTATAGGGAGGTTtgttccttttgctgctgttgcttcTGCCAACTGCATCAATATTCCACTAATGAGACAAAG GGAACTCCAGTTTGGAATTCCTGTCACGGATGAGGATGGAAAAAGACTGGGTGATTCAtccaaagcagctcagcaggcaATTGCCCAGGTGGTGATATCCAGGATTTTGATGGCTTCTCCTGGCATGG CAATTCCTCCATTCATAATGAATACCCTGGAAAAGAAAGCCTTTTTAAAG ATCAGCCAAAATGAGCGATTTCTGCAGTGA